In the genome of Paenibacillus pabuli, the window GATTGAACAGGCAGCCCAGGCGGGCAAACACATTTTTTGCGAGAAGCCGGTCAGTATGGACCTTCATCAGACTCAGGCAGCTGTTGCAGCCGTGCAGAAGGCTGGGGTAAAGCTGCAAATCGGATTTAATCGTCGCTTTGACCATAACTTCAAGCGGGTACGTGCACATGTGCAGGAGGGAACGATTGGTGATCCGCATATTATCAAAATCACATCTCGTGACCCGAGTCCGCCGCCAGCAGAGTATATTCGGGTGTCTGGCGGGATCTTCATGGATATGATGATCCATGATTTCGACATGGCCCGGTATCTGTCAGGGAGTGAAGTGGAGGAAGTCTATGCCCAGGGCAATGTGCTGATCCACCCTGTTTTTGCAGAACACGGCGATGTGGATACGGCCATTGTGACGATGAGTTTTGAAAATGGAGCCATCGGCGTCATTGATAACAGCCGCCAAGCGGTATATGGATACGATCAGCGTGTTGAGGTGTTTGGCTCTTTGGGCAGCGCCGCAGCTGCGAACGATCATCCGAATACGGCAGAAATTAGTACAGCGACCGGATTGATGCGCGACAAGCCGCTGCACTTTTTCCTGGAGCGATACAATGAAGCGTATGTGCAGGAGACAGCTCTGTTCATCGACGCGATCCGGAACGATACACCTGTCATTGTGAACGGGAATGATGCCGTTCAGGCAGAACGCATCGCACTTGCTGCGCGCATGTCCATGGAACAAGGCAGACCTGTGAAGCTGCGGGAAGTCCAGGGTATTTCGGCAGAATCGCAGAAGGTAGCTCCGTAGGACCATTTTCATAACTGTATAAGTTCAACGAATAGACAGCCATCAGGTTGAAGGATAAATACCGGAAGGGGTGGAAGGAAGCATGTCAGAACGCGTAGTAAAACCGGTAATGAAGCCGAAAGCAGACGGAACGCTTTTAACGGTAACACCCGAGTCTGCAGGCTGGGAATATGTTGGTTTTCAGGTCGTGCAGCTTGCGGAGGGACAGATGTTAACTCGTGAGAGCGGGGATCAGGAACTCTGTCTTGTGCTTCTCAGCGGCTTGGCAAATGTAAGTACTCGTGAATATACGTGGGAGAATATCGGGAAAAGAATGAGTGTTTTTGAGAAAATTCCCCCGTATTCGATTTACGTATCCAGTTCAGATCGAGTAGAGTTAACGGCTCTTACCGCATTGGAGATTGCCATATGTGCGGCACCAGGTAAAGGCACGTATCCAGCTCGTCTGATTGCCCCGGAAGATGTAGGTGTTGAGACGCGTGGTTACGGCAATCTGGAACGACAGATTCACAACATTTTACCGGAACAAAAAGAAGCAGACAGTCTGCTCGTCGTTGAGGTGTTCACGCCAGATGGACATTGGTCGAGCTATCCTCCGCACAAACATGATCGGGATGCCCTGCCTGACGAGTCATTGCTGGAGGAAACGTACTATTTCCGAGTGCAGCCTGAGCAGGGGTTTGCCATTCAACGGATCTATACGGATGATCGGTCTGTGGATGAGACGCTTGCAGTGAACAATGGTGAAGTCGTGCTTGTCCCGTTCGGATATCATCCGGTAGGCGCCCCTCCGGGATACGAGGTTTATTATCTGAATGTGATGGCAGGACCAACCCGAACCTGGAAGTTCCATAACGATCCAGACCATGATTGGCTAATGAATAAGAAATAGTATCGGCTTCAAGTTGCGTATGCGGACTTCCCCCTGCATAATGAGAAGAAAACGATTACCTATATATAAGGGAATTTATATATAGCACAAATGGGGAAATAACAATGAAAGCAACCATATATGATATAGCACGCGAGGCGGGGGTGTCCATTGCAACCGTCTCACAAGTCATTAACGGCAAAGGTAAAATTAGCGAGAAGCGGCGCACCGAAATCATGGAGATTATGGAGCGTCTTCACTATCAGCCGAGCGCTATTGCTGCTGCACTTACGGGTAAACAGACGTATACGCTCGGACTGCTTGTTCCTGATATCTCCAATCCGTATTTTGCCGAGCTGGCCAGAGCGGTAGAGGATCGCAGTCGGCAGCTGGGCTATAGTGTTGTAATTTGCAGTACCGACAATAAGGACGAGCGGGTAGAGCGGTATCTGAACCTGCTTCAGCAAAAAAGGGTCGATGGCATGATGATCGGAACAGGTATCGATAACGCCGAGATTCTGTCCCCACTCCTGCAACAGTCGATACCTGTTGCTCTGATTGCGCGTCATATTCCGTCATTGTCGGTTCATACCGTTGCCATTGATGACAGGCTTGGAGGTGCGTTGGCCGCACAGCATCTGCTCGAATTGGGTCATACTCATGTAGCGGTGCTGTCCGAACCGTTTAAAGTAAGCAGCAGTCAGGAACGCGTACGCGGATTTCGTGAAGCTTTGGAGAAGGCGGGGCTTTCTCTTGAAGCAGTCCAGGTGAGAGAGTCATCCGCCGATCTGGGTTCAGCCAAGAAAGAAGCGATCGTGCTGCTCATGGAAAAGAATCAGACTACAGGCATTTTCTGCTGCAACGACATGCAGGCGATTGGTGCTCTTCAGGCTGCCAAAGAGCTTGGCCTGCGTGTGCCTGAGGATGTATCTATTATTGGATTCGATAATACGATTCTGGCTTCGGTAACCAGTCCGCCTCTGACAACGATTGCCCAACCTATTGAGGAACTGGGGCGTCGTGCCGTTGATTTATTAATTGATGAGTTAAAAGATGAAAGCCAATTAACGCAGAGAGTTGTCCTGAAGCCTGAATTGGTAGTTAGAGAGTCGACGGGTAATGTTCCAGGTCAATATTAAAAAAAGTGACACAAGCCATGTGCCTCTACGGAGAAACGTGGCTTATTGCATTTACATCTTTGATATCATCGGTAAGATGTATAATACTATTTTATTGAAACGGAACAATTTTTGGATAAGATGGTATACTTAATTAAAATCATTCATGTCTTAATTCACCTAACAATGAGAGGAGATCTCGATGGGGAAAAGAACAAAAATCATTCTTGGTGTAGTGATTGTAATCGTTGTTGCAGCTATTGCAATACCCATGTACATGTCCAAGCAATACAGTACCTTTCGGGCCGAGGTCATTGATCATATGGACATGTTGGATACATTGGAGCTCCTAACTATTAGAAAAATACCGACCTCCGATCCAAACAATGAGGAAGAAGTGATCATTAGAGATCCACAGGAAATTAAAGAGATGCTGAAGCTTGCGAAAGATATCGAACTTAGAAGAGTGAGAAAAATGGATATCTCGGAGCGAAATTCATATTACTATGAATGGCGGCTTTTGATTAAGAAAGAAGATCGATTTACAGAAGGGTTTGGAATTACGTTTTATAATGAACATGCTGTCTCAATATACAGCGAGTACAAAACGAGAGACAAGCACGAAGATTATGAAATTACCAA includes:
- the iolG gene encoding inositol 2-dehydrogenase, with the protein product MGKDKVRIGIIGAGRIGKIHADNLLRNPHAEIIGISDLFAGPELEEWASSRGIPVVTTDSSQLIAMPNVDAVLICSSTDTHVPLIEQAAQAGKHIFCEKPVSMDLHQTQAAVAAVQKAGVKLQIGFNRRFDHNFKRVRAHVQEGTIGDPHIIKITSRDPSPPPAEYIRVSGGIFMDMMIHDFDMARYLSGSEVEEVYAQGNVLIHPVFAEHGDVDTAIVTMSFENGAIGVIDNSRQAVYGYDQRVEVFGSLGSAAAANDHPNTAEISTATGLMRDKPLHFFLERYNEAYVQETALFIDAIRNDTPVIVNGNDAVQAERIALAARMSMEQGRPVKLREVQGISAESQKVAP
- the iolB gene encoding 5-deoxy-glucuronate isomerase is translated as MSERVVKPVMKPKADGTLLTVTPESAGWEYVGFQVVQLAEGQMLTRESGDQELCLVLLSGLANVSTREYTWENIGKRMSVFEKIPPYSIYVSSSDRVELTALTALEIAICAAPGKGTYPARLIAPEDVGVETRGYGNLERQIHNILPEQKEADSLLVVEVFTPDGHWSSYPPHKHDRDALPDESLLEETYYFRVQPEQGFAIQRIYTDDRSVDETLAVNNGEVVLVPFGYHPVGAPPGYEVYYLNVMAGPTRTWKFHNDPDHDWLMNKK
- a CDS encoding LacI family DNA-binding transcriptional regulator, with translation MKATIYDIAREAGVSIATVSQVINGKGKISEKRRTEIMEIMERLHYQPSAIAAALTGKQTYTLGLLVPDISNPYFAELARAVEDRSRQLGYSVVICSTDNKDERVERYLNLLQQKRVDGMMIGTGIDNAEILSPLLQQSIPVALIARHIPSLSVHTVAIDDRLGGALAAQHLLELGHTHVAVLSEPFKVSSSQERVRGFREALEKAGLSLEAVQVRESSADLGSAKKEAIVLLMEKNQTTGIFCCNDMQAIGALQAAKELGLRVPEDVSIIGFDNTILASVTSPPLTTIAQPIEELGRRAVDLLIDELKDESQLTQRVVLKPELVVRESTGNVPGQY